A genome region from Candidatus Methylomirabilota bacterium includes the following:
- a CDS encoding efflux RND transporter periplasmic adaptor subunit produces the protein MSKPATAPIAASVALNQRPIRWLLALIALLLAAGAGTYLYLRLPGRPAPYQTARVTRGPLLASISATGTLNAVITVQVGSQISGQIKELHADFNSQVTKGQVIARIDPDIFHAQVNQARAEVAAARATVLNQRALLAKTRADLDSSRAALASAHAQTVKALVAVTDSLRNLGRQQELGRSGLIAQADVDAAQVAYDSAVAQHEASLAQEQAQASAVESAKAQLEVAEAQLQNALAQVGQHEAALRQAQVNLDHTIIRAPVDGVVVSRNVDVGQTVAASLQAPTLFQIAQDLTKMQVDTNVDEADVGRVRVGQLVTFTVDSFPGLTFRGGSCRCGRRPRSSRTSSPTTSWCRPRTPSSGCCRE, from the coding sequence ATGAGTAAGCCGGCAACCGCGCCAATTGCTGCGTCGGTCGCGCTCAACCAGCGTCCGATCCGTTGGCTCCTGGCGCTGATTGCGCTTCTCCTGGCCGCCGGAGCCGGCACGTATCTCTATCTTCGCCTTCCGGGCCGGCCGGCGCCGTATCAGACGGCGCGCGTAACACGGGGGCCGCTGCTCGCCAGCATCTCGGCCACCGGCACGTTGAACGCGGTGATCACCGTGCAGGTGGGCTCGCAGATCTCGGGTCAGATCAAAGAGCTCCACGCCGACTTCAATTCGCAGGTCACCAAGGGACAGGTGATCGCACGGATTGACCCCGACATCTTCCATGCCCAGGTGAACCAGGCACGAGCGGAGGTGGCGGCCGCGCGGGCCACGGTGCTCAACCAGCGAGCGCTGCTCGCGAAGACCCGGGCGGACCTGGACAGCAGTCGCGCAGCCCTCGCGTCGGCCCACGCCCAGACCGTCAAGGCCCTGGTGGCCGTGACGGACAGTCTCCGGAATCTCGGCCGGCAGCAGGAGCTCGGGCGGAGCGGGCTGATCGCCCAGGCCGACGTCGACGCCGCGCAGGTTGCCTACGACTCGGCGGTGGCACAGCATGAGGCGAGTCTTGCCCAGGAGCAGGCGCAGGCGTCCGCGGTGGAGTCGGCCAAGGCCCAGCTGGAGGTCGCCGAGGCCCAGCTCCAGAACGCGCTGGCACAGGTCGGCCAGCACGAGGCGGCCCTGCGTCAAGCCCAGGTCAACCTGGACCACACCATCATCAGGGCGCCCGTGGACGGCGTCGTGGTCTCGCGCAACGTGGATGTGGGCCAGACGGTGGCGGCCAGCCTGCAGGCTCCGACATTGTTCCAGATCGCCCAGGATCTAACCAAGATGCAAGTGGACACCAACGTCGACGAGGCCGACGTAGGTCGCGTGCGCGTGGGGCAGCTCGTAACGTTCACGGTGGATTCGTTCCCCGGATTGACCTTCAGGGGGGGGTCGTGCAGGTGCGGAAGGCGCCCCAGGTCGTCCAGAACGTCGTCACCTACGACGTCGTGGTGTCGGCCCCGAACCCCGAGCTCAGGCTGTTGCCGGGAATGA
- a CDS encoding Hsp20/alpha crystallin family protein, which produces MPWTGMTSLKSEMDRLFDRMAELRWSELPALGDWAPSMDVSETKDSLVCTVEVPGMEQKDIQIQLQENLLTIKGEKKQEKEEKDEHRHRIERSYGVFTRSLRLPIAVDADKVTAAVKKGVLTITLPKTPAAKGTTIPIKAE; this is translated from the coding sequence ATGCCGTGGACGGGGATGACGAGCCTGAAGAGCGAGATGGATCGGCTGTTCGACCGTATGGCGGAGCTCAGGTGGAGCGAGCTTCCCGCACTCGGTGACTGGGCGCCGAGCATGGACGTCTCGGAGACCAAGGACAGCTTGGTCTGCACGGTCGAGGTTCCGGGGATGGAGCAGAAGGATATTCAGATCCAGCTCCAGGAGAACCTGCTGACGATCAAGGGCGAGAAGAAGCAGGAGAAGGAGGAGAAGGACGAGCACCGCCACCGCATCGAGCGATCCTACGGCGTCTTCACTCGGAGCCTCCGGCTACCGATAGCGGTGGATGCCGACAAGGTCACGGCGGCCGTCAAGAAGGGGGTGCTGACCATCACCCTGCCCAAGACACCCGCAGCCAAGGGCACCACGATCCCGATCAAGGCCGAGTAG
- a CDS encoding AMP-binding protein: MLDVIAALVDELGGRTGDQAVGLDEALDRELGIGSLERVELLLRLEQRFGVRLADAVMAEAVSPRDLVTAILAAAPGPVEAAPTPVSPLGEAAPAPTGARSLIEALAWHAEASPGRVHIFLREEDGRERPITYGDLWRGAGAVAASLRDRKLGRGDTVAIMLRTEETFFRAFFGVLLAGAIPVPIYPPLRRDLIEDYARRQVGILQNAGVRAILTFAEAQRVAALLRSRVPSVRHVVSAASLMEPPRSGPVAAAGSGDAALIQYTSGSTGEPKGVLLSHANLLANIRAIGEAIRIRPDDVAVSWLPLYHDMGLIGSWLGALYFGIPIAILSPLAFLSRPARWLRAIHTHQATLSAAPNFAFDLCARRIDDEELAGLDLSSWRLAMNGSETVSPATIDRFTRRFAPCGFRAHVMCPVYGLAEASVALTMPPPATGPRVDTVARRAFQESGRADPAAPDEPNPLLFVSCGRPLSGHAVRIVDRAGQPVAERVEGRIEFRGPSVTLGYWRNPAATAAVQQDGWMDSGDLGYWADGELFITGRQKDLIKKAGRNLYPQEVEEIVGALPGIRKGCVAAFGVQDPSVGTERLVVVAETRTVDHAERARLQAAVMDRVVAALGVPADVVVIADPHAVLKTSSGKIRRSATRAAYLAGTMGRPARSPAAQWTHLVLGALGARVRQTIGRVPALGRAIYLGAILLPAVAALWILVLLAPSGSATDRLVRRWCRLILTLSGCALRLEGTEHLARSDGPIVLAANHASYLDVVVLLAVLPPIFRFVAKRELGRAPLVGAVIRKVGHLTVERGQTSRSVADAERITRALRDGQSVLVFPEGTFFRPPGILPFRLGAFKAAIETRAAIVPITIRGTREILPADSWLPVPGPITVAVGAPILPDDEGWPAMIRLRDRTRAEIVRRSGEPPVDHHATFAAGAGGSDGQ; the protein is encoded by the coding sequence GTGCTGGACGTCATCGCGGCGCTCGTTGACGAGCTCGGCGGCCGGACTGGGGACCAGGCCGTCGGGCTCGATGAGGCGTTGGATCGGGAGCTCGGGATCGGCAGTCTCGAGCGCGTCGAGCTGCTCTTGCGCCTGGAGCAACGGTTCGGGGTGCGGCTCGCCGACGCGGTGATGGCCGAGGCGGTCAGCCCGCGCGACCTCGTGACGGCCATCCTGGCGGCCGCGCCTGGACCGGTCGAGGCGGCGCCGACGCCCGTGTCGCCGCTCGGCGAGGCGGCGCCCGCGCCGACGGGAGCCCGGTCTTTGATCGAGGCGCTCGCGTGGCACGCGGAGGCCAGTCCGGGGCGAGTACACATCTTCCTGCGCGAGGAGGACGGACGCGAGCGCCCGATCACGTATGGCGACCTCTGGCGCGGGGCTGGCGCGGTGGCCGCATCCCTGCGGGACCGCAAGCTCGGTCGGGGCGACACCGTGGCGATCATGCTCAGGACCGAGGAGACTTTCTTTCGGGCCTTCTTCGGTGTGCTGTTGGCGGGGGCGATCCCGGTACCCATCTATCCACCGCTGCGCCGCGACCTGATCGAGGACTATGCCCGTCGCCAGGTCGGGATCCTCCAGAATGCGGGCGTGCGGGCCATCCTGACCTTCGCCGAGGCCCAGCGCGTCGCCGCGCTCCTGAGGTCGCGCGTCCCCTCGGTTCGTCACGTCGTCTCCGCGGCGAGCCTCATGGAGCCGCCCCGCTCGGGGCCGGTTGCCGCGGCGGGCTCGGGCGATGCCGCATTGATCCAGTACACATCCGGCAGTACGGGCGAGCCCAAGGGTGTCCTTCTCTCGCATGCCAACCTGCTCGCCAACATCAGAGCCATCGGCGAGGCGATCCGGATTCGCCCCGACGATGTCGCGGTGAGCTGGCTGCCGCTCTACCACGACATGGGGCTGATCGGATCCTGGCTCGGTGCGCTCTATTTCGGGATCCCGATTGCCATCCTCTCCCCCCTGGCATTTCTCTCCCGCCCGGCACGATGGTTACGCGCCATCCATACGCACCAGGCGACCCTCTCCGCCGCGCCCAACTTCGCCTTCGACCTCTGCGCCCGCCGGATCGACGACGAGGAGCTGGCCGGGCTGGATCTGTCCTCGTGGCGCCTCGCCATGAACGGCTCGGAAACGGTGAGCCCCGCGACCATCGATCGATTCACCAGGCGCTTTGCCCCTTGCGGCTTCCGCGCCCATGTAATGTGTCCGGTCTACGGCCTCGCCGAGGCCTCCGTGGCCCTGACGATGCCGCCGCCCGCGACCGGCCCGCGCGTCGACACGGTTGCGCGGCGGGCCTTCCAGGAATCCGGCCGGGCGGATCCCGCCGCCCCAGACGAGCCGAACCCCCTTCTGTTCGTGTCGTGCGGTCGGCCCCTGAGTGGACACGCGGTGCGCATCGTCGATCGCGCTGGCCAGCCGGTTGCCGAGCGCGTCGAGGGAAGGATCGAGTTCCGCGGCCCTTCCGTCACACTCGGGTACTGGCGGAACCCTGCCGCCACCGCGGCGGTCCAACAAGATGGATGGATGGACTCCGGGGACCTCGGCTACTGGGCCGACGGGGAACTATTCATCACCGGTCGGCAAAAGGACCTCATCAAGAAGGCTGGACGGAACCTCTATCCCCAGGAGGTCGAGGAGATCGTGGGCGCGCTCCCTGGCATCCGCAAGGGCTGCGTGGCCGCCTTCGGCGTTCAAGACCCGAGTGTAGGCACCGAACGACTCGTGGTCGTCGCCGAGACGCGGACGGTTGACCACGCGGAGCGCGCACGGCTCCAGGCGGCGGTGATGGACCGGGTGGTCGCAGCGCTCGGGGTGCCGGCCGACGTGGTGGTGATCGCCGACCCCCATGCCGTCCTCAAGACTTCCAGCGGCAAGATCCGGCGAAGTGCCACGCGCGCGGCCTACCTGGCGGGCACGATGGGTCGACCGGCACGCTCCCCCGCCGCCCAGTGGACCCACCTCGTCCTGGGAGCCCTCGGTGCGCGAGTACGGCAGACGATCGGTCGCGTCCCCGCCCTCGGCCGGGCGATCTATCTGGGGGCCATTCTGCTGCCGGCTGTCGCGGCACTCTGGATCCTGGTGCTGCTGGCTCCGAGCGGATCGGCCACCGACCGCCTGGTGCGGCGCTGGTGTCGGCTCATCCTCACGCTCTCTGGCTGTGCCTTACGCCTGGAAGGGACTGAGCATCTCGCGAGGAGCGATGGCCCCATCGTCCTGGCTGCCAACCACGCCAGCTACCTGGACGTCGTGGTCCTCCTGGCCGTGCTGCCGCCGATCTTCCGGTTCGTCGCCAAGCGCGAACTCGGCCGCGCTCCGCTCGTAGGAGCGGTGATCCGCAAGGTCGGACACCTGACAGTGGAGCGTGGCCAGACCTCTCGCAGCGTAGCCGATGCGGAGCGGATCACCCGGGCTTTGCGCGATGGCCAGTCGGTGCTGGTCTTTCCCGAGGGGACGTTCTTTCGACCGCCCGGCATCCTGCCGTTCCGGCTCGGGGCCTTCAAGGCGGCGATTGAGACACGGGCTGCGATCGTCCCGATCACGATACGAGGCACCCGCGAGATCCTGCCGGCGGACAGCTGGCTACCCGTCCCCGGACCGATCACCGTCGCCGTCGGTGCGCCGATCCTGCCCGACGACGAGGGATGGCCCGCGATGATCCGCCTACGCGATCGTACGCGGGCGGAGATCGTCCGGCGGTCGGGAGAGCCACCAGTGGATCATCACGCGACGTTCGCGGCCGGAGCCGGAGGCTCTGATGGCCAGTGA
- a CDS encoding CBS domain-containing protein — protein MLGKICTKPVVTASAQMTVEQAARAMRSKNVGALIVVNAGRPVGMLTDRDIAIEVVAKGLDPDTARVGDVMHRKPVTILQEQGILDAVKTFARTGIRRLPVVTKNGVLVGVIAVDDVIVLLGNEMGHLAGALSAGLRRAS, from the coding sequence ATGCTCGGGAAGATCTGCACCAAACCGGTAGTCACCGCGTCCGCCCAGATGACCGTGGAGCAGGCCGCGAGAGCCATGCGGTCGAAGAACGTCGGGGCCCTCATCGTGGTCAACGCCGGACGACCGGTCGGCATGCTGACGGACCGGGACATCGCGATCGAAGTCGTCGCCAAGGGACTGGACCCCGATACGGCCCGGGTCGGCGACGTTATGCACCGGAAGCCAGTCACAATCCTCCAGGAACAGGGCATCCTGGACGCGGTCAAGACATTCGCGCGGACCGGGATCCGACGACTTCCGGTCGTCACCAAGAACGGGGTCCTGGTCGGCGTCATCGCGGTGGATGACGTCATCGTGCTGCTCGGCAACGAGATGGGCCACTTGGCCGGCGCCCTTTCCGCCGGCCTTCGGCGCGCCTCGTAG
- a CDS encoding ABC transporter permease: MRAWPSLQMAVGALQVNKLRTALTALGVIIGVGAVVTMMAIGAGAQARVSEQIRSLGSNLIIVLSGSITAGGVRLGAGSQLTITEDDARAIQREVTSVQVAAPVMRGGVQTVFGNTNWSTALQGVTPDYFQARGWDAVSGRLLRQEDLDAAAKVVLLGETVKENLFGSTDPIGQTIRIKKVPVTVVGVLARKGQSTQGDDQDDTVIVPLSTAKKKILGISQANARAVGAILVKVREADRMKAAEPQIRTLLRQRHHLQPNQDDDFAVRNLSEILASQEAASRVMSLLLAAVAAVSLVVGGIGIMNIMMVSVTERTREIGLRRAVGARRRDILRQFLVEAVLVSLAGGLIGIGLGIAGSYVIGMVFQWRVLVSVTAVLPAFLSACAVGIFFGYYPALKASRLKPIDALRYE; the protein is encoded by the coding sequence ATGAGAGCGTGGCCGAGCCTGCAGATGGCGGTCGGCGCCTTGCAAGTCAACAAGCTGAGGACGGCGCTGACCGCGCTCGGCGTGATCATCGGCGTGGGCGCCGTGGTCACCATGATGGCGATCGGAGCCGGCGCGCAAGCCCGCGTGTCCGAGCAGATCCGAAGCCTCGGGTCGAATCTCATCATCGTGCTGTCGGGGTCCATCACCGCGGGGGGCGTCCGCCTCGGGGCCGGAAGCCAGCTCACCATTACTGAGGACGACGCGCGAGCGATCCAGCGCGAAGTGACGAGCGTGCAGGTGGCGGCGCCGGTGATGCGCGGCGGCGTCCAGACGGTCTTTGGAAACACCAACTGGTCGACCGCGCTCCAGGGGGTGACCCCGGATTACTTCCAGGCTCGCGGATGGGATGCGGTCTCCGGACGACTTCTCAGGCAGGAAGACCTGGATGCCGCCGCGAAGGTCGTCCTGCTCGGAGAGACAGTGAAGGAGAACCTCTTCGGCAGCACCGACCCGATTGGACAGACCATCCGCATCAAGAAGGTGCCGGTCACCGTCGTCGGGGTCCTGGCCCGGAAGGGGCAGAGCACCCAGGGAGACGATCAGGACGATACCGTGATCGTCCCCCTCTCGACGGCCAAGAAGAAGATCCTGGGGATCAGCCAGGCCAATGCCCGGGCGGTAGGCGCGATCCTGGTCAAGGTCCGCGAAGCCGACCGCATGAAGGCGGCCGAGCCGCAGATCCGCACGCTGCTGCGGCAGCGGCACCATCTGCAGCCCAATCAGGACGACGATTTCGCGGTGCGCAATCTGTCGGAGATCCTGGCGAGCCAGGAGGCCGCCTCTCGGGTCATGAGTCTGCTCCTGGCCGCGGTGGCCGCCGTCTCCCTCGTCGTGGGCGGCATCGGGATCATGAACATCATGATGGTCTCGGTGACCGAGCGGACGCGCGAGATCGGCCTGCGCCGTGCGGTGGGAGCCCGCCGCCGGGACATCTTGAGGCAGTTCCTGGTGGAAGCCGTCTTGGTCTCCCTGGCCGGCGGGCTGATCGGGATCGGCCTGGGGATCGCCGGCTCCTATGTAATCGGCATGGTGTTCCAGTGGCGCGTGCTCGTCTCGGTCACGGCCGTCTTGCCCGCGTTCCTCTCCGCGTGCGCTGTCGGGATCTTCTTCGGCTACTACCCGGCGCTCAAGGCCTCGCGGCTCAAGCCCATCGATGCACTCCGCTATGAGTAA
- a CDS encoding protein-L-isoaspartate(D-aspartate) O-methyltransferase → MPNAERTRMVSTQIEARGITDPLVLQAMRDVPRDRFVPASLVHLAYDDSPLPIGEGQTISQPYIVAAMTAAARLKPGARVLEIGTGSGYGAAVLSRIAADVYTVERIGALASAARARLEQLGYATVHVREGDGSLGWPEYAPYDAILVTAAAPQTPGALLQQLVVGGRLVMPVGAADSQRLVRVTRTEGHEYESEDLENVAFVPLIGAEGWPDESGE, encoded by the coding sequence ATGCCGAACGCCGAGCGGACCCGCATGGTGTCCACTCAGATCGAGGCGCGGGGCATCACCGATCCGCTCGTGCTGCAGGCCATGCGAGACGTGCCGCGCGATCGGTTCGTCCCGGCCTCGCTGGTACACCTGGCCTACGACGATTCCCCGCTCCCCATCGGGGAGGGCCAGACCATCTCGCAGCCGTACATCGTGGCCGCCATGACCGCGGCCGCCCGCCTCAAACCGGGAGCCCGTGTGCTCGAAATCGGCACCGGCTCTGGTTACGGCGCGGCGGTGCTTTCCAGGATCGCGGCGGATGTGTACACGGTCGAGCGGATCGGCGCGTTGGCCAGCGCGGCGCGGGCGCGCCTCGAGCAGCTCGGGTACGCTACCGTCCACGTGCGGGAGGGCGACGGCAGCCTCGGGTGGCCGGAGTATGCGCCCTACGACGCGATCCTGGTGACCGCCGCGGCTCCGCAGACGCCCGGCGCGCTTCTGCAACAGCTAGTGGTGGGTGGCCGGCTGGTGATGCCGGTGGGCGCGGCAGACTCACAGCGCCTCGTCCGGGTAACGCGGACCGAGGGTCACGAATACGAGTCCGAAGATCTCGAGAACGTCGCCTTCGTGCCCTTGATCGGAGCCGAGGGCTGGCCCGATGAATCGGGGGAGTGA
- the ppsA gene encoding phosphoenolpyruvate synthase, with protein MSPSPFIRWLRDIRLADIALVGGKTASLGELYGELRAAGVRVPDGFAITATAYRALLDHDGLRDRLAVILKGVTGEDVAALAVAGAELRRLVESAPLPAGLEDEIASAYRALGREYGPGEPTVAVRSSATAEDLPQASFAGQHESFLGIQGEAPLLSACRRCFASIFTDRAIVYRIQNGFDHLGVFLSVVVQKMVASDRASSGVVFTLDPDSGFREVILVNGAFGLGEAVVQGQLDPDEFWIFKPTLRTGHRALLKRKIALKTWKLALGADGKPERVAVPREAQAAASLTEGEALELGRFAVAIEEHYSRRAGSPVPMDIEWAKDSADGRLYILQARPETVHRAEHRSRLEVFSLPADAPRQRLVSGAAIGQRIGVGPTRRLRDVQDLATFQPGDVLVAAMTDPDWEPIMKRAAAIVTDRGGRTCHAAIVSRELGVPCVVGTGNATEILADEQVVTVSCAEGETGSVYRGALAFERRQVELGALPKTTTKVQLNVGNPGEAFRLAALPNDGVGLARIEFIIASFVRVHPLALLHPERIADQATRAEIHALTQGYPDPGDYFVGRLAEGVGTIAAAFYPKDVIVRLSDFKSSEYAGLVGGRDFEPEEGNPMLGFRGAFRYAHPRYREAFALECRALRRVREEMGLTNVKLMIPFCRTPAEGRRVLDLLTANGLARGVNGLEVYVMAEIPSNAILADEFAAIFDGFSIGSNDLTQLTLGVDRDSALVAFDYDERDPGVKEMIRLAVEGCRRNGVHSGLCGQAPSDYPDMAEFLVEIGIDSISLNPDSVVRTTQVVLDLEKRLATPDGAAH; from the coding sequence CTGAGCCCCTCGCCCTTCATCAGGTGGCTCCGGGACATCCGGCTCGCGGACATCGCGCTCGTCGGTGGCAAGACCGCCTCACTGGGCGAGCTGTACGGCGAGCTCCGCGCGGCCGGCGTACGCGTTCCGGACGGCTTTGCGATCACGGCGACCGCGTATCGCGCGCTGCTCGACCATGATGGACTCCGTGATCGGCTCGCGGTGATCCTGAAGGGCGTGACCGGCGAAGACGTGGCCGCGCTGGCTGTGGCCGGCGCCGAGTTGCGCCGACTCGTGGAGTCGGCGCCGCTCCCTGCCGGACTCGAGGACGAGATCGCCTCCGCCTACCGAGCCCTCGGGCGGGAATACGGGCCCGGGGAGCCGACGGTGGCGGTCCGCTCGAGCGCCACCGCCGAGGACCTGCCCCAGGCGAGCTTTGCCGGCCAGCACGAGAGCTTCCTGGGGATCCAGGGTGAAGCCCCGCTCCTGAGCGCGTGCCGTCGCTGCTTCGCTTCGATCTTCACCGATCGCGCGATCGTCTACCGCATCCAGAACGGATTCGATCATCTCGGTGTGTTTCTCTCGGTCGTGGTCCAGAAGATGGTGGCGTCCGATCGAGCCAGCTCCGGGGTCGTGTTCACGCTCGATCCCGACAGCGGCTTCCGAGAGGTCATCCTCGTCAACGGCGCGTTCGGCCTGGGCGAGGCGGTGGTCCAGGGCCAGCTCGATCCGGACGAATTCTGGATCTTCAAGCCGACGCTGCGGACCGGTCACCGGGCTCTCCTCAAGCGCAAGATCGCCTTGAAGACATGGAAGCTCGCCCTGGGGGCCGACGGGAAGCCCGAGCGGGTCGCAGTGCCGCGCGAAGCGCAGGCCGCGGCCAGTCTCACGGAAGGCGAGGCGCTGGAGCTCGGCCGCTTCGCCGTCGCCATCGAGGAGCACTACTCGCGTCGCGCCGGTAGCCCGGTTCCCATGGACATCGAGTGGGCGAAGGATTCCGCCGACGGCCGCCTCTACATTCTCCAGGCGCGGCCCGAGACAGTGCACCGCGCGGAGCATCGGTCCCGGCTCGAAGTCTTCTCGCTGCCCGCGGATGCGCCGCGGCAGCGCCTGGTCAGTGGTGCGGCGATCGGCCAGCGGATCGGCGTCGGACCGACCCGGCGTCTCCGCGACGTGCAGGACCTTGCGACGTTCCAGCCCGGCGACGTGCTCGTCGCCGCCATGACCGATCCCGACTGGGAGCCGATCATGAAGCGGGCCGCCGCGATCGTGACCGACCGAGGCGGCCGGACCTGCCACGCCGCGATCGTGAGCCGGGAGCTCGGCGTCCCCTGCGTGGTCGGAACCGGCAACGCGACCGAGATACTGGCGGACGAGCAGGTGGTCACGGTCTCGTGCGCCGAAGGCGAGACGGGATCGGTGTACCGGGGCGCGCTCGCCTTCGAGCGTCGGCAGGTCGAGCTGGGGGCGTTGCCGAAGACGACGACGAAGGTGCAGCTCAATGTCGGCAACCCCGGCGAGGCCTTCCGGCTGGCCGCGCTGCCCAACGATGGCGTCGGCCTGGCCCGCATCGAGTTCATCATCGCGAGCTTCGTTCGCGTCCACCCACTCGCCTTGCTCCACCCCGAACGAATCGCGGACCAGGCGACCCGGGCCGAGATCCATGCGCTGACCCAGGGCTACCCGGACCCCGGCGACTACTTCGTCGGGCGTCTGGCCGAGGGCGTCGGGACGATCGCGGCGGCCTTCTATCCCAAGGACGTGATCGTGCGCCTCTCCGACTTCAAGTCCAGCGAGTACGCGGGGCTCGTGGGCGGGCGTGACTTCGAGCCCGAGGAAGGCAACCCGATGCTCGGGTTCCGCGGGGCGTTCCGGTACGCCCACCCGCGCTACCGGGAAGCCTTCGCCCTGGAATGCCGCGCCCTGCGGCGGGTGCGCGAGGAGATGGGCCTCACGAACGTGAAGCTCATGATCCCCTTCTGCCGGACCCCGGCCGAGGGTCGGCGTGTCCTCGATCTCCTCACGGCCAATGGGCTCGCGCGAGGCGTCAACGGCCTCGAGGTCTACGTGATGGCCGAGATCCCGTCCAACGCGATCCTCGCCGACGAGTTCGCCGCCATCTTCGACGGCTTCTCGATCGGTTCCAACGACCTCACCCAGCTGACGCTCGGTGTCGACCGCGACAGCGCGCTGGTGGCGTTCGACTACGACGAGCGCGATCCGGGGGTCAAGGAGATGATCCGGCTCGCCGTGGAAGGCTGCCGCAGGAACGGCGTCCACTCGGGTCTCTGCGGCCAGGCGCCTTCGGACTATCCCGACATGGCGGAGTTCCTCGTCGAGATCGGTATCGACTCGATCAGCCTCAACCCCGACAGCGTCGTCCGCACGACACAGGTGGTCCTCGACCTCGAGAAGCGCCTGGCAACGCCCGACGGAGCGGCCCACG
- a CDS encoding ABC transporter ATP-binding protein, with the protein MAPLIETENLVKDYSLGAHVVQALRGVSVTIQPGEMVAVMGPSGSGKSTFMTILGCLDTPTAGRYLLEGRDVSGLDDDELSKIRNRRIGFVFQQFNLLGRISAEANVELPLLYSDVSAAERRAKAQARLRAVGLAGREDHRPAQLSGGEQQWVAIARALVNDPILLLADEPTGNLDTRTSVGIMAILQELHRSGLTMVVVTHEPDISQYAERILTFRDGRLIGDEPVHNRREARADLQAMPAWKAA; encoded by the coding sequence ATGGCTCCGCTCATCGAAACCGAGAATCTGGTGAAGGACTATTCGCTAGGCGCGCACGTGGTCCAGGCGCTCCGTGGGGTGTCGGTGACCATCCAGCCTGGTGAGATGGTGGCCGTGATGGGCCCGTCGGGCTCGGGCAAGTCGACCTTCATGACGATCCTCGGTTGCCTCGACACGCCCACCGCTGGCCGATATCTCCTTGAAGGGCGCGACGTGTCGGGCCTGGACGACGACGAGCTGTCGAAGATCCGCAACCGGCGCATCGGCTTCGTCTTCCAGCAGTTCAACCTGCTGGGGCGGATCAGCGCGGAGGCTAACGTCGAGCTCCCGCTGCTCTATAGCGACGTGTCGGCCGCCGAGCGGCGTGCGAAGGCCCAGGCCAGACTCCGCGCGGTCGGCCTCGCCGGGCGGGAAGACCATCGCCCCGCCCAGCTTTCCGGAGGCGAGCAGCAGTGGGTGGCCATCGCGCGCGCGCTCGTGAACGACCCGATCCTGCTGCTGGCCGATGAGCCCACCGGGAACCTCGACACCCGCACGAGCGTCGGGATCATGGCGATCCTCCAGGAGCTTCACCGCAGTGGCTTGACCATGGTGGTCGTGACGCACGAGCCGGACATCTCGCAGTATGCCGAGCGCATCCTCACGTTCCGTGATGGCCGGCTGATAGGTGATGAACCGGTCCACAATCGGCGGGAGGCGCGGGCCGACCTTCAGGCGATGCCGGCGTGGAAGGCCGCATGA